Proteins found in one Arachis stenosperma cultivar V10309 chromosome 8, arast.V10309.gnm1.PFL2, whole genome shotgun sequence genomic segment:
- the LOC130944929 gene encoding nuclear/nucleolar GTPase 2, producing the protein MAKKKEKKVNVSGKPKHSLDVNRNNGAATKENTRSASTVRRLKMYNTRPVRDRKGKILSHDLQSKDLPATRIQPDRRWFGNTRVVNQKELEVFREELQSRMSSNYNVILREKKLPLSLLSDHQKQAKVHLLDREPFANAFGPKTTRKRPTLLAADYESLVKKADGSQEAFEQKFGASGSSDANEEDGFRDLVRHNMFEKGQSKRIWGELYKVIDSSDVVVQVLDARDPQGTRCYHLERHLKEHCKHKHMILLLNKCDLLPAWATKGWLRVLSKEYPTLAFHASINKSFGKGSLLSVLRQFSRLKSDKQAISVGFVGYPNVGKSSVINTLRTKNVCKVAPIPGETKVWQYITLTKRIFLIDCPGVVYQNKDSETDVVLKGVVRVTNLQDAADHIGEVLKRVKKEHLKRAYRINEWVDENDFLLQLCKSTGKLLKGGEPDLMTAAKMILHDWQRGKIPFFVPPPRLDDLPEETNVNGVDIDEAVDANQASAAMKAIANVLSSQQQRNVPVQKDLYNETELQGETADQLQNMEDNSDEENSTSDSDTSEQDPATDAPPEKLPSA; encoded by the exons ATGgcgaagaagaaggagaagaaagtgAACGTGTCCGGGAAGCCGAAACACTCCCTGGACGTGAACCGCAACAATGGCGCCGCCACCAAGGAAAACACCCGCTCCGCCTCCACCGTCCGCCGCCTCAAGATGTACAACACGAGGCCCGTCCGAGACCGCAAGGGCAAGATCCTCAGCCACGATCTCCAGTCCAAGGACCTGCCTGCTACTCGCATCCAGCCTGACCGCCGCTGGTTCG GGAACACTCGCGTGGTGAATCAGAAAGAGCTTGAGGTCTTCAGGGAAGAGCTGCAAAGCCGAATGTCAAGTAACTACAATGTTATTCTGAGGGAGAAGAAGCTTCCCTTGTCGCTCCTCAGCGATCACCAGAAG CAAGCAAAGGTTCACCTTCTTGATAGAGAGCCTTTCGCGAATGCATTTGGGCCAAAGACTACGAGAAAGCGCCCAACCCTCTTGGCTGCTGATTACGAGTCTTTGGTTAAGAAAGCTGACGGTTCTCAAG AGGCTTTTGAACAGAAGTTTGGTGCTAGTGGATCTTCAGATGCTAATGAAGAAGATGGATTTAGGGACTTAGTGCGGCATAATATGTTTGAAAAAGGTCAAAGTAAACGTATTTGGGGTGAACTCTACAAGGTCATTGATTCTTCTGATGTTGTTGTCCAG GTTCTAGATGCTAGGGATCCACAAGGCACAAGATGTTACCATTTAGAGAGGCATTTGAAGGAACATTGCAAGCACAAACATATGATTCTTTTATTGAACAAG tGTGATCTACTTCCTGCTTGGGCTACAAAAGGATGGCTTAGAGTTTTGTCAAAAGAATATCCAACTCTAGCATTCCATGCAAGCATTAATAAGTCCTTTGGAAAG GGTTCACTTCTATCAGTTCTAAGACAATTCTCTCGATTGAAAAGTGACAAGCAAGCTATATCTGTTGGATTTGTTGGATATCCAAATGTTGGAAAATCTTCAGTGATCAATACATTGCGTACAAAAAAT GTCTGCAAGGTTGCTCCAATTCCAGGGGAAACAAAAGTCTGGCAGTATATAACACTTACAAAGAGGATCTTTTTGATTGATTGTCCAGGAGTTGTTTACCAAAACAAGGACTCTGAAACAGATGTTGTCCTTAAGGGCGTG GTACGTGttacaaacttgcaagatgCTGCAGACCATATAGGCGAGGTCTTGAAACGTGTGAAGAAGGAGCACCTGAAAAGAGCGTATAGAATAAATGAGTG GGTGGATGAAAATGACTTCCTACTTCAGCTTTGTAAATCAACGGGAAAACTTCTTAAG GGTGGGGAGCCTGACCTGATGACCGCAGCAAAGATGATTCTTCATGATTGGCAGAGGGGCAAGATACCATTTTTTGTTCCTCCTCCACGACTAGATGACTTACCTGAGGAAACCAATGTCAATGGTGTAGACATAGATGAAGCAGTTGATGCCAACCAGGCATCTGCAGCTATGAAAGCTATTGCAAATGTTCTATCATCCCAACAACAAAGAAATGTGCCTGTTCAAAAGGACTTATACAATGAGACTGAGTTGCAAGGAGAAACAGCCGACCAACTTCAAAATATGGAGGATAATTCAGACGAAGAGAACTCAACGTCTGACAGTGACACATCTGAGCAGGATCCAGCTACTGATGCCCCACCTGAGAAGCTTCCTTCTGCATAG
- the LOC130943298 gene encoding MLO-like protein 11: protein MSDSVQEARSLALTPTWSVATVLTIFVAVSLLVERSIHRLSNWLRKTNRKPLLAALEKMKEELMLLGFISLLLTATSRIIANICLPSKFYNSAFAPCTRSEIDEEMEDNGSEGRKLLMAFAYPSLTRRMLKGMNRSSCKEGYEPFVSYEGLEQLHRFIFVMAITHISYSCLTMLLAIVKIHSWRVWEDEAHMDQHGSLAVITRELTMRRQSSFVKVHTSNPMARNSFLVWVTCFFRQFGRSVVRADYLTLRKGFILNHNLTLKYDFHSYMVRSMEEEFQRIVGVSGLLWGFVVAFMLFNIKGSNLYFWIAIIPVSLVLLVGTKLQHVIATLALENAGITGYFSGSKLRPRDELFWFNKPELLLSLIHFILFQNAFELASFFWFWWQFGYNSCFIRNHMLVYLRLILGFAGQFLCSYSTLPLYALVTQMGTNYKAALIPQRIRETIHGWGKAARRKRRHGMFADDSTIHTDTSTVLSLEEDDRMVDIPETGTDHVTGTEVELQPVAAATATPSPPAANEASSRAATPLLRPSASISSSGPFSLRAESIPRCSSMPMPSGR, encoded by the exons ATGTCGGATAGTGTGCAAGAAGCGCGGTCGCTTGCCTTGACTCCTACATGGTCTGTTGCCACTGTGTTGACCATCTTTGTTGCTGTCTCTTTGCTTGTGGAGCGCTCCATTCACCGATTAAGCAAT TGGCTGCGGAAAACTAATCGAAAACCATTGCTTGCTGCTTTGGAGAAGATGAAAGAAG AGTTGATGTTGCTTGGATTCATATCACTCCTACTAACAGCTACCTCAAGAATTATAGCCAATATTTGCCTACCATCAAAGTTCTACAACAGTGCTTTTGCTCCATGCACAAGATCTGAGATCGATGAAGAAATGGAAGATAATGGCTCTGAAGGACGTAAGTTATTGATGGCTTttgcttatccaagcttaactCGGAGGATGCTGAAGGGCATGAATAGAAGCTCCTGCAAAGAG GGTTATGAACCATTTGTGTCATATGAAGGTCTAGAGCAATTGCACCGTTTTATTTTTGTCATGGCAATAACACATATATCTTACAGTTGCCTGACGATGTTGTTAGCAATTGTGAAG ATTCATAGTTGGAGAGTGTGGGAGGATGAGGCTCATATGGATCAGCATGGATCTTTGGCAG TAATCACAAGAGAGTTGACAATGCGAAGACAATCATCCTTTGTCAAGGTTCACACATCAAATCCAATGGCCAGAAATAGTTTCCTCGTTTGGGTG ACATGTTTTTTCCGACAATTCGGCCGTTCGGTGGTTCGTGCTGACTACCTTACACTTCGTAAAGGATTTATCTTG AATCACAACCTCACACTAAAATATGATTTTCACAGCTATATGGTTCGATCTATGGAAGAGGAATTCCAAAGGATAGTTGGTGTGAG TGGCTTACTCTGGGGATTTGTTGTTGCTTTCATGCTTTTCAACATCAAAG GATCAAATCTCTATTTCTGGATAGCTATCATTCCTGTCTCG CTTGTTCTTTTGGTGGGAACAAAGCTCCAGCATGTTATTGCAACGTTGGCATTGGAGAATGCCGGAATAACTGGTTACTTCTCGGGATCAAAGTTGAGGCCTCGCGACGAACTTTTCTGGTTCAATAAGCCTGAACTATTGCTATCCTTGATCCACTTCATTCTCTTCCAA AATGCGTTTGAATTGGCTTCATTCTTTTGGTTCTGG TGGCAGTTTGGTTATAATTCCTGCTTTATCAGGAATCACATGCTTGTGTACTTAAGGCTAATCTTAGG GTTTGCAGGACAGTTTCTCTGCAGTTACAGTACCTTGCCACTCTATGCGCTCGTTACACAG ATGGGAACAAACTATAAGGCTGCATTGATTCCACAGAGGATAAGGGAGACAATCCATGGATGGGGCAAGGCAGctaggagaaagagaaggcatgGTATGTTCGCCGATGATTCCACCATTCACACGGACACGAGCACTGTACTATCTCTCGAAGAAGACGATAGAATGGTCGATATCCCTGAAACTGGTACTGACCATGTCACTGGAACTGAAGTAGAATTACAGCCCGTAGCAGCTGCTACGGCTACTCCTTCGCCGCCAGCTGCAAATGAAGCTTCAAGTAGGGCTGCTACACCACTCCTTCGACCATCGGCTTCAATATCTTCGTCGGGACCATTCAGTTTGAGAGCAGAATCTATTCCAAGATGTTCTTCTATGCCAATGCCAAGTGGAAGGTAA